A genomic region of Arachis hypogaea cultivar Tifrunner chromosome 5, arahy.Tifrunner.gnm2.J5K5, whole genome shotgun sequence contains the following coding sequences:
- the LOC112800276 gene encoding butanoate--CoA ligase AAE1-like, which produces MKKLEILIPCSANYTALTPISFLEQAATIFGDNKASIIYGDYVRFSWKQTYQRCLNLASSLLSFGISHPHHIVVALAPNVPALYELHFGVAMAGAVLSALNTKLLDVTTLPQILDLLETCKIIFVDYQFFDSAIQVFEIISQRKCKPPPLIVLISDDFDQIPYSPVMNNVSILPNTLSYNDLVAKGHADFESFRPSNECNPISVSYTSGSTGTPKGVVYSHRGAYLNSIAAISRFNLKSSSVLLWTVDMFRCNGWCLAWAMCAVGGTNVCLRNVSAKGIFDAIQFHKVTHLCGAPTLLSIIANSSPNDHKPLQFRVKFIVAGVLPPVQILNKVAELGFDVNIGYGMTETLGPVIVRPWKPDSDNEDTKLNYGEGGLPSFMMEVEVDVKDPNTMKSTPHDGKTIGEIMFKGNTLMLGYLNSQETEEAFKSGWFKTGDLAIRKENGSITLKDRAKDIIYSNGEAVSSLEVEAVLLSHPKVLEAAVVGKYDECLLDSSPCAVVKLKDGCSATVEEIIKFCEGKLATKMVPKSVVFGDLPLNSTGKVQKFLIREKIKSNGL; this is translated from the exons ATGAAAAAATTAGAGATACTTATTCCGTGCTCTGCAAACTATACTGCTTTGACACCAATCAGTTTTCTAGAACAAGCGGCCACTATTTTCGGTGATAATAAGGCCTCGATCATTTATGGTGACTACGTTAGATTTTCTTGGAAGCAAACCTATCAAAGATGTCTCAACCTAGCTTCTTCTCTCCTCAGCTTTGGGATTTCCCATCCTCATCATATT GTTGTAGCTTTGGCGCCAAATGTTCCAGCACTCTATGAGCTACATTTTGGTGTTGCTATGGCAGGTGCTGTTCTTTCTGCACTCAACACCAAGTTATTGGATGTAACAACATTACCCCAAATTTTGGATCTATTGGAAACCTGCAAAATCATATTTGTGGACTATCAGTTCTTTGATTCTGCCATCCAGGTGTTTGAAATTATCTCCCAAAGAAAATGCAAGCCACCACCCCTCATTGTCCTAATCTCTGATGACTTTGATCAAATTCCATATTCCCCAGTGATGAATAATGTGAGTATCCTACCAAATACCTTAAGTTACAATGATCTTGTTGCTAAAGGGCACGCGGATTTTGAGAGTTTTAGGCCAAGCAATGAATGCAATCCTATATCAGTGAGTTACACATCAGGCTCCACAGGGACTCCTAAAGGAGTTGTTTATAGCCATAGAGGTGCCTACCTTAATTCAATTGCGGCGATTTCTCGTTTCAACTTGAAATCAAGTTCAGTGTTACTATGGACAGTTGATATGTTTCGCTGCAACGGTTGGTGCCTTGCTTGGGCAATGTGTGCTGTTGGTGGCACCAATGTTTGCCTCAGAAATGTCTCAGCAAAAGGGATATTTGATGCCATCCAATTTCACAAAGTGACTCATTTGTGTGGTGCACCAACCCTTTTGAGCATCATTGCTAATTCATCCCCCAATGATCACAAACCTCTTCAATTCAGGGTAAAATTCATAGTTGCAGGTGTGCTACCACCAGTTCAAATCCTCAACAAGGTAGCAGAACTTGGATTTGATGTTAACATCGGATATGGAATGACAGAGACTCTGGGCCCTGTCATTGTAAGACCGTGGAAACCCGATTCGGATAATGAAGATACAAAGCTGAATTATGGTGAAGGAGGGCTTCCAAGCTTCATGATGGAAGTAGAGGTTGATGTGAAGGATCCAAACACCATGAAAAGTACCCCTCATGATGGAAAAACCATTGGTGAAATCATGTTCAAAGGGAACACCCTAATGCTAGGGTACCTTAACTCGCAAGAAACCGAGGAAGCTTTTAAGAGTGGATGGTTCAAAACTGGGGATCTTGCTATTAGGAAAGAAAATGGTTCCATAACATTGAAAGATAGAGCAAAAGATATTATATATTCAAATGGAGAAGCTGTGAGTTCATTAGAGGTAGAAGCAGTGTTGTTGAGTCATCCAAAGGTTTTGGAAGCTGCTGTTGTTGGAAAATATGATGAGTGCTTGTTGGATTCATCACCATGTGCAGTTGTGAAATTGAAAGATGGATGCAGTGCCACTGTTGAAGAAATCATCAAGTTTTGTGAGGGTAAGCTGGCCACTAAAATGGTTCCTAAGAGTGTGGTGTTTGGGGATCTGCCTCTCAACTCAACTGGGAAAGTACAGAAGTTTCTTATAAGAGAGAAGATCAAGAGCAATGGATTGTGA